From the Acidobacteriota bacterium genome, one window contains:
- a CDS encoding cyclase family protein — MRPKRFSSPCSSSRPSLSAKAVFFTLVILGCLAWSLQPGRIQADKHPGPEFVDLSLMVAPEFPCSWPGAGPGFQINHYRRIGPLSAYNSDILTLDENVGTQFDGPTHSVAPPDSGKPNAGPYGLVTGDKVPAWQFVGEACVIDIRELLDSAPNGHSSLVEARHVQAWEQRHRPLGLGDAVLFYSGFSDRYYRPFPSGRGFVADPLEGRTPGWPDPTPQCMEYLATRKVMTLGTDSPSMGPIPGPIAEETHYAGLKHGMIWTEGATRLGKLPTTGALYCTVGLKHSQGIGAESRAFAIVGQPLAGQLIESARNKRVIDLSVLLADNLPVWWPGRGVGNNRHPYLRNIIPPYGMKLHHLDSHTGTHLVPPAYALPPPGFDNQTYAPEVRQWLAAYERRFGKRGTSRVTTEQVPLSQTCGWARVIDVQHLIGSTSKDQWPASPEITPEVIQEYEAKHGPLKKGEIVIFRSGYSDRYFKPFPEGNRFMADPLNGRSEGWPAPGPEAVVYLAEKGIRCVGTDGPTLGGAEPRRALMTYWALGSRGLVGVESLIGLGEVPQRAYFIFAPIKIRDSHGGPGRALALY; from the coding sequence ATGCGCCCTAAACGGTTTTCGAGTCCTTGTTCTTCGTCCCGCCCTTCACTGTCGGCGAAGGCCGTCTTCTTCACTCTGGTGATCCTGGGATGCCTGGCCTGGAGTTTGCAGCCGGGGCGGATTCAGGCCGATAAGCACCCGGGGCCGGAGTTCGTCGACCTTTCCCTCATGGTTGCCCCAGAGTTCCCCTGCAGTTGGCCCGGCGCCGGGCCGGGATTTCAGATCAACCACTACCGGCGGATCGGTCCGCTCAGCGCCTACAACTCGGATATTCTGACGCTGGATGAGAACGTGGGCACCCAGTTCGACGGACCGACCCATTCAGTGGCGCCCCCCGATTCCGGGAAACCCAACGCCGGGCCCTACGGCCTGGTAACCGGGGACAAGGTGCCGGCCTGGCAGTTTGTGGGAGAAGCCTGCGTCATCGACATTCGGGAACTGCTCGACAGCGCACCCAATGGCCACAGCTCCCTGGTCGAAGCCAGGCACGTGCAGGCCTGGGAACAGCGGCACCGCCCCCTGGGACTTGGCGATGCGGTGCTCTTCTACAGCGGTTTCAGCGACCGCTACTACCGTCCCTTTCCGTCGGGACGTGGATTCGTCGCCGATCCCCTGGAGGGCAGGACGCCGGGTTGGCCCGACCCCACTCCCCAGTGCATGGAGTACCTGGCGACCCGAAAAGTGATGACGCTCGGCACCGACAGCCCCAGCATGGGGCCGATCCCGGGACCCATCGCCGAGGAGACTCACTATGCCGGTCTCAAGCACGGAATGATCTGGACTGAAGGAGCGACCCGCCTGGGGAAGCTGCCGACAACCGGGGCCCTCTACTGTACCGTCGGCCTCAAGCATTCCCAGGGGATCGGCGCCGAATCCAGGGCATTCGCCATCGTGGGCCAGCCCTTGGCCGGGCAGTTGATCGAGTCGGCCAGGAACAAGCGGGTCATCGACCTGTCGGTGCTGCTGGCCGACAATCTCCCGGTTTGGTGGCCCGGCAGGGGAGTCGGCAACAACCGTCATCCCTATCTGCGGAATATCATCCCCCCCTACGGGATGAAGCTCCACCACCTGGACAGTCATACCGGCACCCACCTGGTGCCGCCGGCCTACGCCCTGCCCCCGCCCGGTTTCGACAACCAGACATACGCGCCGGAGGTGCGGCAGTGGCTGGCGGCCTACGAACGGCGTTTCGGGAAGAGGGGGACCAGTCGGGTGACCACGGAACAGGTGCCGCTTTCCCAGACTTGCGGTTGGGCTCGGGTCATCGACGTGCAACATCTGATCGGGTCCACCTCCAAGGATCAGTGGCCAGCCTCCCCGGAAATCACTCCTGAGGTCATTCAGGAGTATGAGGCCAAGCATGGACCTCTCAAGAAGGGGGAGATCGTCATTTTCCGCAGCGGTTACAGCGACCGCTATTTCAAGCCTTTCCCTGAAGGCAACCGGTTCATGGCAGATCCGTTGAACGGCCGCAGCGAAGGATGGCCGGCGCCGGGACCGGAGGCCGTCGTCTACCTGGCCGAGAAGGGGATCCGTTGCGTCGGCACCGACGGTCCCACGTTGGGAGGCGCCGAGCCCCGCCGGGCCTTGATGACCTACTGGGCGCTGGGGAGCCGCGGGCTGGTGGGGGTCGAATCCTTGATCGGGCTCGGCGAGGTGCCGCAACGAGCCTACTTCATCTTCGCACCCATCAAGATCCGAGACAGTCATGGAGGTCCGGGCAGAGCCCTGGCCCTGTATTGA
- a CDS encoding GNAT family protein: MPHFLGDRVYLREYLLSDVEALYQWRTLDEIVWWTGSYVWPESLEQARAFVEAQVNNVDPANRKFAICRREDHKYLGHIGYEYLDLRRQNTEVGIVIGDVTSLSKGLGEEALRLFLKVCFEELNLHRVGLRVIRANKRGYRCYRKCGFQEEGALRDWHYSRGQWHDLILMGILRDEYMAGLKS, from the coding sequence ATGCCCCACTTTCTAGGAGACAGAGTGTATCTGAGGGAATACCTGCTGAGCGATGTCGAGGCCCTCTACCAGTGGCGAACCCTGGATGAGATCGTATGGTGGACGGGTTCCTATGTCTGGCCCGAATCTCTGGAGCAGGCTCGAGCCTTTGTGGAGGCTCAGGTCAACAACGTGGACCCCGCCAACCGAAAATTCGCCATCTGTCGCCGGGAGGACCACAAGTATCTGGGCCATATCGGCTATGAATATCTGGATCTGCGGCGACAGAACACCGAGGTGGGAATAGTCATTGGAGATGTCACTTCGCTATCCAAGGGCCTGGGTGAGGAAGCCCTGCGGCTGTTCCTGAAAGTCTGCTTCGAGGAGTTGAACCTGCACCGCGTCGGTCTCAGGGTGATTCGAGCCAACAAGCGGGGTTATCGCTGCTACCGGAAGTGCGGGTTCCAGGAGGAGGGGGCTCTGCGGGACTGGCACTACTCCCGGGGCCAGTGGCATGACCTGATCCTCATGGGTATCCTCAGGGATGAATATATGGCAGGTTTGAAGTCCTGA
- a CDS encoding 3-keto-5-aminohexanoate cleavage protein has product MSTAKPSPAILCVAPNGARKTRRDHPDLPTTPAELGRAAAESLEAAAAMIHLHVRDHNLAHILDVTAYRAAIQAIRSQVGDRLVIQVTTESCGLYRPEEQMDLVRELRPEAVSLSVGEIFSNPTSESAAAEFLEWLRAEGIFAQFIVFDADQVRFLVRLIHRGVVPHSAPCVLFVLGRYTPHQQSEPTDLDPLLEVSPFREGWFLCAFGKQELACMDRALGRGGHARIGFENNLYRPDGARAASNAELVRLAATRALQRGRPLANADQARELFARLL; this is encoded by the coding sequence ATGTCCACGGCAAAACCATCTCCTGCGATTCTTTGCGTCGCCCCCAACGGGGCACGCAAGACCCGCCGGGACCATCCCGATCTGCCCACGACGCCCGCTGAACTGGGGCGAGCGGCTGCCGAGAGTCTGGAGGCGGCAGCGGCCATGATCCATCTGCATGTCCGGGACCATAATCTGGCCCACATTCTGGACGTGACGGCCTACCGAGCCGCCATCCAGGCTATTCGCTCCCAGGTGGGCGACCGTCTGGTGATTCAGGTTACCACCGAGTCCTGCGGCCTTTACCGTCCGGAGGAGCAGATGGACCTGGTTCGGGAACTCAGGCCCGAGGCAGTGAGTCTTTCCGTCGGGGAAATATTCTCCAATCCGACATCTGAATCCGCCGCGGCTGAATTCCTCGAGTGGCTGAGGGCGGAAGGGATCTTTGCCCAGTTTATCGTTTTCGACGCGGATCAGGTCAGGTTCCTGGTGCGACTCATTCACCGTGGAGTCGTTCCACATTCCGCCCCCTGCGTCCTCTTTGTGCTTGGGCGCTATACCCCGCATCAACAATCGGAACCCACTGACCTGGATCCGTTGCTGGAGGTCAGCCCCTTTCGGGAGGGGTGGTTCCTGTGCGCCTTCGGAAAGCAGGAGTTGGCCTGCATGGACCGCGCCCTGGGTCGGGGCGGACACGCCCGGATCGGATTCGAGAACAATCTCTACAGACCCGACGGCGCCCGAGCCGCCAGCAATGCAGAGCTGGTGAGGCTGGCGGCGACCCGTGCGCTGCAACGGGGACGGCCTCTTGCCAACGCCGATCAGGCCCGCGAGCTGTTTGCAAGGCTCTTGTAG
- a CDS encoding M81 family metallopeptidase translates to MKRVGVMGFIHESNTFAVTPTTYKHFEQVSLTRGRGLIERWTGGNHELSGFLEGAQSNGLEPVPLVAAFAMPSGTIVRETFDAIADETVEALKAALPLDGLYLALHGATVSEEFPDADGEMARRLREIVGPDVPVVMTLDLHANVSPGMAASTDATTIYRSNPHLDQKTRGLEAASLLGRTLRGEIRPVQALECPPLIISIAKQYTDENPSKGLYEDVESVLRWQGILSASVAMGFSYSDVEEFGASFLAVADRDRDLARKAARWMAQRAWDRREEFQADLPDAAEAVAMAMRVPEAPVVLMDIGDNVGGGSPGDSTVVLAEIVAQKASNAMVVLFDAGSVARCVEAGVRNPVKLEVGAKTDDRHGSPVPIQGRVRMISDGIFQEPEVRHGGWGSFDQGVTAVVETPEQHTLVLTSVKMAPVSLEQVKSLGIKPESKKILVAKGVIAPRAAYNPVAARTILVDTPGATCVNPASFTYHRRRRPLYPLELEAQYPSNEV, encoded by the coding sequence ATGAAACGCGTTGGTGTTATGGGATTTATCCATGAATCCAATACCTTTGCAGTCACCCCCACCACCTACAAGCACTTTGAACAGGTCAGCCTGACCCGGGGCAGGGGGCTGATAGAGCGCTGGACCGGAGGCAATCACGAACTGAGTGGCTTTCTGGAGGGCGCCCAATCCAACGGTTTGGAGCCCGTTCCGCTTGTGGCGGCCTTCGCCATGCCGAGCGGCACCATAGTCCGGGAGACCTTCGACGCCATAGCGGATGAGACGGTCGAGGCTCTGAAGGCGGCCCTGCCCCTGGACGGCCTCTATCTGGCATTGCACGGGGCCACCGTGTCGGAGGAATTCCCCGACGCCGACGGCGAGATGGCTCGGAGGTTGCGGGAAATCGTGGGGCCGGATGTCCCCGTCGTCATGACGCTGGACCTGCATGCCAACGTTTCTCCGGGAATGGCGGCCAGTACCGACGCCACCACCATTTATCGTTCCAATCCCCATCTGGACCAGAAAACCCGAGGACTGGAAGCCGCTTCATTGCTCGGCCGGACGCTGCGGGGAGAGATTCGACCGGTGCAAGCCCTCGAATGCCCGCCACTGATCATCAGCATCGCCAAGCAGTACACGGACGAGAATCCGTCCAAGGGGTTGTACGAGGATGTTGAGTCGGTCTTGCGGTGGCAGGGAATTCTGTCCGCCAGCGTGGCCATGGGATTTTCCTACTCGGACGTGGAGGAATTCGGGGCCAGCTTTCTGGCCGTGGCTGACCGCGACCGAGACCTGGCCCGCAAGGCGGCGCGCTGGATGGCCCAACGGGCCTGGGACCGGCGGGAGGAATTCCAGGCCGACCTGCCCGATGCGGCCGAGGCGGTGGCCATGGCCATGCGGGTCCCCGAGGCCCCGGTGGTGCTGATGGATATCGGTGACAACGTCGGCGGCGGAAGTCCGGGAGACTCCACCGTCGTGCTGGCCGAAATCGTGGCCCAGAAAGCCTCCAATGCCATGGTGGTCCTGTTCGATGCCGGGTCGGTGGCCCGCTGCGTGGAAGCCGGGGTTCGCAACCCGGTGAAGCTGGAGGTCGGAGCCAAGACCGATGACCGGCACGGCTCCCCGGTCCCCATTCAGGGCCGGGTGCGGATGATCTCGGATGGCATCTTTCAGGAACCGGAAGTGAGGCATGGAGGCTGGGGTTCCTTCGACCAGGGGGTGACGGCGGTCGTAGAGACCCCCGAGCAGCACACCCTGGTGCTGACCAGCGTGAAGATGGCTCCGGTGAGCCTGGAGCAGGTCAAGAGCCTGGGAATCAAGCCGGAATCCAAGAAGATCCTGGTGGCCAAGGGTGTGATTGCCCCCAGAGCCGCCTACAATCCGGTCGCGGCCCGGACCATCCTGGTGGACACGCCGGGGGCCACCTGCGTGAATCCGGCCAGTTTCACCTACCACCGCCGCCGGCGCCCGCTCTATCCACTGGAGTTGGAAGCGCAGTATCCGAGTAATGAAGTTTGA
- a CDS encoding aldo/keto reductase — MEMRSLGRSGIVVSRLGLGCATFGREIDEATSFQIMDAALERGITLFDTAEAYGGGQAREYRRDNLGVEDVREVSGEMYSSEKILGRWLKSRGVRSRVTIQTKVSANKSRQEVEEALEASLRRLQTDYIDLYLFHKYDPGVPLEEGLAALDRGEKDGRIRCSGCSNFSDAQLSEALGLSRRTGLPRLGVIQPIYNLARREIETDLLPLCQRQEVGVVTYSPLGAGFLAGKYTADQAEIPKGTRFDVIPGHVDVYFHPRSFRVVEQLRQMADRTGLSMVQLAMGWVLKREGVDSVLIGARHTGHLDNALQSLEMDFPPEWMVEMNSWD, encoded by the coding sequence ATGGAAATGAGGTCATTGGGCCGCAGCGGCATCGTGGTCAGCCGACTCGGCCTGGGCTGCGCCACATTCGGTAGGGAAATTGACGAGGCCACCTCGTTTCAGATCATGGACGCTGCCCTGGAACGCGGCATTACCCTTTTCGATACCGCTGAGGCCTACGGCGGCGGGCAGGCCCGAGAATATCGGCGCGACAACCTGGGAGTCGAGGACGTGCGCGAGGTGAGCGGCGAAATGTACTCCTCGGAGAAAATTCTGGGCCGTTGGCTGAAATCCCGGGGGGTGCGCTCCCGGGTCACCATTCAGACCAAGGTATCGGCCAACAAGAGCCGGCAGGAAGTAGAGGAGGCCCTGGAAGCCAGCCTGCGTCGTCTCCAGACCGACTACATTGATCTCTACCTGTTCCACAAGTATGATCCCGGCGTCCCGTTGGAAGAAGGTTTGGCGGCGCTGGATCGAGGAGAGAAGGACGGCAGGATTCGCTGCAGCGGATGCAGCAATTTCTCCGACGCGCAACTGTCGGAAGCTCTCGGACTGAGTCGTCGGACGGGCTTGCCCCGCCTCGGGGTCATTCAACCCATCTATAATCTGGCTCGCCGCGAGATCGAGACGGATCTGCTGCCCCTGTGTCAACGGCAGGAGGTCGGGGTGGTGACCTACAGTCCGCTGGGGGCGGGATTCCTGGCCGGAAAGTACACGGCCGATCAGGCCGAGATTCCCAAGGGCACCCGCTTCGACGTGATTCCCGGCCACGTGGACGTCTATTTCCACCCGCGCAGCTTTCGGGTCGTCGAGCAACTTCGGCAGATGGCGGACCGAACGGGTCTTTCCATGGTTCAACTGGCCATGGGGTGGGTCCTCAAGCGGGAGGGGGTCGACTCCGTGCTGATCGGAGCTCGCCACACCGGCCATCTGGACAATGCCTTGCAGTCCCTGGAGATGGATTTCCCGCCTGAATGGATGGTGGAAATGAACTCCTGGGACTAA
- a CDS encoding amidohydrolase family protein produces the protein MSCDLILRGGEVLDGTGKPPFRADLAVTDGRISEVGSIGRVDGAAELNIAGLWASPGIIDIHSHSDFTLIVDPRAVSSVMQGVTLEVIGNCGHGCAPIVDPERARSNIYGCHAADDIGWRTMAGYLERLEAGQPAVNVLTLVPNGLLRLAAVEDVSKPSTPAELSRMKRLLSQCLEEGAFGLSTGLEYGPEKACPEEEIVELCRLVADAGGFYSTHTRNRAGEVEETIAEAIRTGRASGAALQISHIQVVARLADDGQQAYRQALGMVDEARGQGQDVGFDMHTRLFGTTNLRTALPPWSLEGGPQAVAARLRDSGVRSELKTYRSHLRSLVQDDWERIVIFDSLAYPEFSGKSIGEIGRRMGVEPLDAVYDLLLAEVDDIHRLMVMALTYRLDENELAFEHPHCMVGSDATALATDGPLRDRSFHGAYTWASWFYRHFVRDTGKLRPEEAIRRLTSLPAGRLGLKDRGVIEKGACADLAIFDPQAFSERGTTYEPNQTAVGMTHVVVNGVLTVRDGRLTGNRGGRVLRRQ, from the coding sequence ATGAGTTGCGATCTGATCCTGCGAGGTGGGGAGGTGCTGGACGGGACGGGGAAACCGCCCTTTCGGGCCGATCTGGCAGTCACGGACGGGCGGATCTCGGAGGTTGGATCGATCGGTCGGGTCGATGGCGCTGCCGAGTTGAATATTGCCGGGCTGTGGGCAAGTCCGGGAATCATCGATATACACAGCCATTCCGACTTCACGCTGATCGTCGATCCTAGGGCCGTGAGCTCGGTCATGCAGGGGGTCACCCTGGAAGTGATCGGCAACTGTGGCCACGGCTGCGCCCCCATCGTGGACCCCGAGCGAGCCCGGTCCAACATCTATGGCTGCCACGCCGCGGACGACATCGGTTGGCGCACCATGGCCGGGTACCTGGAACGCCTGGAAGCGGGCCAGCCTGCGGTCAACGTGCTGACGCTGGTGCCGAATGGTCTGCTTCGACTGGCGGCGGTCGAGGATGTCAGCAAGCCCTCTACTCCGGCGGAACTGAGCCGCATGAAGCGGTTGCTGTCCCAGTGCCTGGAAGAAGGCGCCTTCGGGCTTTCGACAGGATTGGAGTACGGACCCGAGAAGGCCTGTCCCGAGGAGGAAATCGTCGAGTTGTGCCGTCTGGTGGCCGACGCCGGGGGATTCTATTCCACCCACACTCGGAATCGGGCCGGTGAGGTGGAAGAGACTATCGCGGAAGCCATTCGAACCGGCCGGGCTTCGGGAGCGGCACTGCAAATCTCCCACATCCAGGTGGTGGCCAGACTGGCCGATGACGGACAGCAGGCCTACCGGCAGGCCCTGGGGATGGTGGATGAAGCCCGCGGGCAGGGTCAGGACGTGGGATTCGATATGCATACCCGCTTGTTCGGAACCACCAATCTGAGAACGGCGCTGCCGCCCTGGTCTCTGGAAGGAGGTCCCCAAGCCGTCGCCGCGCGTCTGCGGGATTCCGGGGTTCGAAGCGAGCTCAAGACCTACCGGAGTCATCTTCGCTCACTGGTGCAGGACGACTGGGAGCGAATTGTCATTTTCGATTCTCTGGCCTACCCGGAGTTTTCCGGAAAGAGTATCGGGGAGATCGGCCGACGGATGGGTGTCGAACCTCTCGACGCCGTCTATGATCTGTTGCTGGCGGAAGTCGATGATATCCACCGACTGATGGTGATGGCCCTGACCTACCGACTGGACGAAAATGAACTGGCCTTTGAGCATCCCCATTGCATGGTGGGCTCGGACGCCACCGCCCTGGCCACCGACGGACCTCTGCGGGACCGATCCTTCCACGGGGCCTACACCTGGGCCTCCTGGTTCTACCGGCACTTTGTGCGCGATACGGGAAAGCTCCGCCCCGAAGAGGCGATTCGCCGCTTGACCTCACTTCCGGCCGGCCGCCTGGGATTGAAGGACAGGGGCGTCATCGAGAAGGGAGCTTGCGCGGATCTGGCAATATTCGATCCGCAGGCCTTCAGCGAGCGGGGCACGACCTACGAACCCAACCAGACCGCCGTCGGCATGACTCACGTGGTCGTGAACGGTGTTCTGACTGTCAGGGACGGTCGATTGACGGGAAATCGCGGCGGGCGGGTGTTGCGCCGTCAATAG